One window of the Acidobacteriota bacterium genome contains the following:
- a CDS encoding DUF4126 domain-containing protein encodes MTADWLTTLGTAMGSAWLSGINLYATVVTLGVLQRFELVKLPGGLNVLGEWWVIGLAGGFYLIEFIADKIPAVDSVWDAIHTFIRVPAGAILAATAFADFDPAVKVAAMIVGGGIALSSHGTKAAARLAANTSPEPVSNIALSVGEDIVTFGSTILMAFYPILILIVVLVFLVLLIWLGPKAVRALKRLMARFRELFRPSPTSAT; translated from the coding sequence ATGACGGCTGATTGGTTGACAACTCTGGGTACGGCAATGGGTTCGGCCTGGCTGTCGGGCATCAATTTGTATGCGACGGTGGTCACGCTTGGCGTGTTGCAGCGATTCGAGCTGGTGAAACTGCCCGGCGGATTGAATGTGCTCGGTGAATGGTGGGTGATTGGGTTGGCCGGCGGTTTTTATCTGATCGAATTCATTGCCGACAAAATTCCGGCGGTGGATTCCGTCTGGGATGCGATTCACACGTTTATTCGCGTCCCCGCCGGAGCGATTCTGGCGGCAACGGCCTTTGCCGACTTCGATCCGGCGGTCAAAGTCGCAGCCATGATTGTCGGCGGAGGCATCGCGCTCAGTTCACACGGCACAAAAGCGGCAGCTCGATTGGCGGCCAACACCAGTCCGGAACCCGTTTCCAATATCGCGCTGAGCGTCGGCGAAGATATCGTGACATTCGGTTCGACGATTTTGATGGCATTCTATCCCATACTGATTTTGATCGTCGTCCTTGTCTTTCTGGTCTTGTTGATCTGGTTGGGACCAAAGGCAGTTCGCGCGCTGAAACGATTGATGGCGCGCTTTCGCGAACTTTTCAGGCCCTCTCCCACCTCTGCGACCTGA
- a CDS encoding PASTA domain-containing protein, with protein MKKLILISIFLTFIFGDLRSLAQERTSRAQITKPRYFMPNLVGEDVDAAEQKLKGVFPRLSIKKKSVEESEFNPRQVVRHEPPAKMELNAETKVILYYKKTPSNSEPGLGKVLGDLASELTREVVVPDVRGQFVRDAKRILKVHSLNARFRSKEDDFNDLTVIDQSPTPGAKVIARRAVTLTVEQPQKPAPPTSYQPPRQRFTKVPELIGQSEADARQKIEQARLAIGEITTEEAPQNWGRVLRQSPLPGTQVVWGTSVNLVIAVKPQPVIVPPLLGLSLVNAERVLNRSELKRGFVVGVNPATSGAVVVDQKPAPGSRVDKGSSVNLTIGFPATPTPLMVNVPDLKGQTTASANQQLRGGNLRLGQITTLESNETQGTVIQQQPASGTLVAIGTVVNIVLAAPLTPAVTPTPTVTPTPVVVPDLRGKSRIEAIQSLRAASLGLGQVTTQPSNFPLGTVIEQQPLPGSSVQAGFAVNVVLAATPVPPATPLPSSPPSPPPSPPKDWLSDLIAQIPKVLGVAGIGFAGFLLVSLLKRLFKKTGPKEPLPSLTSHSTPTAAKPKIEYRARDDQGTQKIEAESKLSLPFELTLRPRPDAGRQWIEVVGQLIANERRQA; from the coding sequence ATGAAAAAATTGATTCTCATTTCAATTTTTCTGACATTTATCTTTGGCGATTTGCGTTCGTTGGCGCAAGAGCGCACAAGCCGAGCCCAAATAACCAAGCCGCGATATTTCATGCCAAACTTGGTTGGAGAAGATGTGGACGCGGCGGAACAGAAACTGAAAGGCGTTTTCCCCAGGCTGAGTATCAAGAAAAAGTCTGTGGAGGAGTCTGAGTTCAATCCTCGCCAAGTTGTGCGGCATGAACCGCCAGCCAAGATGGAACTGAATGCCGAAACGAAAGTTATTCTGTATTACAAGAAAACTCCCTCAAATTCAGAACCCGGTTTGGGTAAGGTGTTGGGTGATTTGGCTTCAGAATTGACCAGAGAAGTCGTCGTGCCGGATGTGCGCGGTCAATTCGTTCGCGATGCAAAACGGATTCTCAAAGTTCATTCGCTCAATGCGCGGTTCCGATCCAAAGAGGATGATTTCAATGACTTGACAGTCATTGATCAATCGCCCACGCCCGGCGCCAAGGTAATTGCTCGTAGAGCCGTGACGTTGACCGTCGAGCAGCCACAGAAACCTGCGCCTCCGACGTCTTATCAACCGCCAAGGCAACGCTTTACAAAAGTTCCGGAGTTAATTGGACAATCCGAAGCAGATGCTCGGCAAAAGATTGAACAGGCCAGGTTGGCGATTGGCGAAATCACCACAGAGGAGGCTCCGCAGAATTGGGGACGCGTGTTGCGGCAATCGCCATTGCCCGGAACCCAGGTCGTTTGGGGAACATCAGTCAATCTAGTGATTGCTGTGAAACCGCAACCGGTCATTGTTCCTCCATTGCTCGGCCTTTCTTTGGTGAATGCTGAGCGAGTCCTCAATCGTTCGGAATTGAAGCGAGGGTTTGTCGTGGGCGTGAACCCGGCGACATCCGGAGCCGTGGTTGTGGATCAAAAACCGGCACCCGGATCGCGCGTGGACAAGGGCAGTTCCGTGAATTTGACGATTGGATTTCCTGCAACTCCAACGCCTCTGATGGTGAATGTGCCGGATTTGAAAGGACAGACAACCGCTTCGGCTAATCAACAATTACGAGGGGGGAATTTGAGGCTCGGCCAGATTACGACGCTGGAGTCGAATGAGACACAGGGAACTGTAATTCAACAGCAACCGGCTTCGGGGACATTGGTGGCAATTGGTACTGTCGTCAACATTGTGTTGGCCGCTCCGCTTACACCTGCTGTGACGCCAACGCCGACTGTCACGCCAACTCCGGTTGTGGTTCCTGACCTGCGGGGAAAATCGCGCATTGAAGCGATCCAAAGCTTGCGAGCCGCCAGTCTTGGGTTGGGGCAAGTCACAACCCAGCCGTCGAACTTTCCACTGGGAACGGTAATTGAGCAGCAACCTCTGCCGGGCAGTAGCGTACAAGCTGGGTTTGCGGTCAATGTTGTGCTTGCCGCCACGCCGGTTCCTCCTGCGACTCCGCTGCCGTCGTCGCCGCCTTCACCGCCCCCTTCACCACCCAAAGATTGGTTATCCGATTTGATTGCGCAGATTCCAAAGGTGTTGGGCGTTGCCGGGATTGGATTTGCTGGATTTTTGCTGGTCAGTTTGCTAAAGCGACTGTTTAAAAAAACAGGTCCGAAAGAGCCTTTGCCGTCGTTGACTTCGCATTCAACGCCGACGGCAGCCAAGCCGAAGATCGAATATCGCGCGCGAGACGATCAAGGCACCCAGAAGATCGAAGCGGAATCCAAATTGTCATTACCGTTTGAATTAACTTTGCGACCTCGGCCCGATGCCGGAAGGCAATGGATAGAAGTCGTAGGCCAACTAATTGCCAACGAGAGGAGACAAGCATGA
- a CDS encoding glycosyltransferase family 4 protein, protein MNILTFTTLWPNAELPNFGIFVKHRVGALASLDGMNVRVVAPVPYFPKTGRWLSHVLPEKWAQIARLPERELIGGLQTVHPRYLLTPKLGMNFYGGWMASGTWETVKRLHAERPIDLIDAHYVYPDGHAATIIGQRLNVPVFITARGTDINLFSRMPLIRPEIINALNRAAGIIAVSESLKTRMVELGIRGEKIAVVRNGIDRRMFSPRDRNESRRRLGLDPDDRILLTVAALVPVKGIDRLIDAMVVLTKGEEHKRYLKLFVIGEGPQRRALESQISNLNLRTCVRLVGAKPQSELADWYSAADLFCLASHHEGCPNVVIESLACGLPVLAIDVGGIRELLTRNTGKVIQFGRVKNFTEEVERALAAEWERGLITNSTAVRSWQVVATEVAGLFRAGRFF, encoded by the coding sequence ATGAACATCCTCACCTTCACAACACTTTGGCCAAACGCGGAACTGCCGAATTTCGGCATCTTCGTCAAACACCGCGTTGGTGCACTGGCCAGCCTGGACGGGATGAATGTTCGCGTTGTCGCTCCTGTTCCATATTTTCCGAAAACCGGTCGCTGGTTATCGCATGTATTACCGGAAAAGTGGGCGCAGATCGCGCGCTTGCCTGAGCGGGAACTGATTGGCGGATTGCAAACCGTTCACCCTCGCTATCTCCTAACGCCGAAACTCGGCATGAACTTTTACGGCGGCTGGATGGCGAGCGGCACTTGGGAAACGGTCAAACGGCTTCACGCCGAGCGGCCGATTGATTTGATTGACGCGCATTACGTTTATCCGGACGGGCATGCAGCGACGATCATCGGCCAGCGTTTGAATGTTCCGGTTTTCATTACCGCGCGTGGAACCGACATCAATCTGTTTTCCCGCATGCCGTTGATTCGCCCAGAAATTATCAACGCCTTGAACCGGGCGGCGGGAATCATTGCCGTCAGCGAATCGTTGAAAACGCGAATGGTCGAACTCGGCATTCGGGGCGAAAAAATCGCCGTCGTTCGCAACGGCATTGATCGCCGGATGTTTTCTCCGCGCGACCGCAACGAATCGAGGAGGCGATTGGGGCTTGATCCGGATGACCGAATTCTACTAACCGTCGCCGCGCTGGTTCCGGTCAAAGGCATTGACCGATTGATTGACGCAATGGTTGTGCTGACGAAAGGAGAGGAGCACAAACGTTACTTGAAACTTTTTGTCATTGGCGAAGGGCCGCAGCGCCGGGCGTTGGAATCGCAAATCTCAAATCTCAACTTGCGGACCTGTGTTCGCCTGGTCGGCGCAAAACCACAGAGCGAACTCGCCGATTGGTATTCCGCCGCTGATCTGTTTTGCTTGGCCAGCCACCATGAAGGGTGCCCGAATGTTGTAATCGAATCTTTGGCATGTGGCTTGCCAGTTCTGGCCATTGATGTTGGCGGTATTAGAGAATTGTTGACCCGCAATACCGGTAAGGTTATTCAGTTCGGCAGGGTCAAAAATTTCACAGAAGAGGTCGAAAGGGCGTTGGCAGCAGAATGGGAACGTGGCTTGATTACCAATTCTACCGCCGTTCGATCCTGGCAGGTTGTCGCGACCGAAGTTGCAGGCCTGTTTCGGGCCGGAAGATTTTTTTGA
- the asnB gene encoding asparagine synthase (glutamine-hydrolyzing), which translates to MCGIAGIYNYQTDQPIQESVLRRMTDALAHRGPDDEGFYVAGRIGLGHRRLSIIDVAGGRQPMFNEDSSIAVILNGEIYNYRELAALVVARGHQLKTQSDTETIVHLYEEFGEACVERLRGMFAFALWDAREQKLLLARDRVGKKPLYFANVGGALLFGSELKALLEHPTMSREVDPLAVADYFSYQFIPAPKTIYRQARKLRAGHCLIVTPNGVSERQYWDIDFGQTEQRSEAEWSEMLLNEFRAAVAGRLVSEVPLGAFLSSGMDSSAVVAMMSRINSRQVVTATVGFTEEKFSEAADAKVFAKRLNANHHESIVEPDAVGVIEKLAWHFDEPFADASAIPTFYVSQAAREFVTVALSGDGGDENFAGYRRYVFDAMEHRVRAVAPVPSLFGALAAIYPKADWLPRPLRAKATLRNLSLDSARAYFHSVYGAMANERGSLLSADVHAQLRGYDPFEVFADHYRRPKTDDPIARAQYGDIKLYLADDILTKVDRASMAVSLEVRCPLLDHRLMELAARIPSSLKLRGREGKYIFKRSMKGLLPPEILNRRKQGFVVPLAEWLRADLREQAESLLFDSTANDGWLEPTALTKLWRRHQSGLRDYSRPLWAILMFRLWQKTFQQ; encoded by the coding sequence GTGTGCGGAATTGCCGGAATCTACAATTACCAAACCGACCAGCCGATCCAGGAATCCGTCTTGCGACGGATGACCGACGCGTTGGCGCATCGTGGCCCGGACGACGAAGGCTTTTACGTTGCCGGGCGAATCGGGCTTGGGCATCGTCGCCTTTCGATCATTGATGTTGCCGGTGGCCGCCAGCCGATGTTCAACGAAGACAGTTCCATCGCGGTCATTCTGAACGGCGAAATTTACAACTACCGCGAACTCGCCGCGTTGGTCGTAGCGCGCGGTCATCAACTGAAAACGCAGTCGGATACCGAAACCATCGTTCATTTGTACGAAGAATTTGGCGAAGCCTGTGTCGAACGTCTGCGCGGAATGTTCGCCTTCGCGTTGTGGGATGCGCGCGAACAAAAACTATTGCTGGCGCGCGACCGCGTTGGCAAAAAGCCACTGTACTTTGCCAATGTCGGCGGAGCGTTGCTGTTCGGTTCGGAGTTAAAAGCGTTGTTGGAACATCCCACCATGTCGCGCGAAGTTGATCCGCTAGCGGTGGCAGATTATTTCTCCTACCAATTCATTCCCGCGCCGAAAACGATTTATCGCCAAGCCAGAAAGCTGCGCGCAGGGCATTGCCTGATTGTTACACCGAACGGCGTCAGCGAGCGCCAATACTGGGACATTGATTTCGGCCAGACCGAACAGCGTAGCGAGGCCGAATGGAGCGAAATGCTCCTGAACGAATTTCGCGCGGCGGTTGCGGGACGACTGGTCAGCGAAGTTCCGCTGGGCGCGTTTCTGTCTTCCGGCATGGATTCGTCCGCGGTTGTGGCGATGATGAGCCGCATCAATTCCCGGCAAGTCGTCACGGCGACTGTCGGGTTCACCGAGGAAAAATTCAGCGAAGCCGCCGACGCAAAAGTCTTTGCCAAACGCCTGAATGCCAACCATCACGAAAGCATCGTCGAGCCGGATGCAGTCGGCGTGATCGAAAAACTTGCCTGGCATTTTGACGAACCCTTTGCCGACGCTTCGGCCATTCCGACGTTTTACGTTTCCCAAGCCGCCCGCGAATTTGTGACTGTTGCGTTGTCAGGCGACGGAGGCGATGAAAACTTTGCCGGATATCGCCGCTATGTGTTCGATGCGATGGAACACCGTGTTCGTGCAGTTGCGCCTGTGCCGTCGCTGTTTGGCGCTTTGGCGGCGATTTATCCCAAAGCCGACTGGTTGCCGCGTCCGCTCAGGGCAAAAGCCACGCTGCGGAATTTGTCGCTTGATTCGGCGCGTGCGTATTTCCATTCGGTTTATGGTGCGATGGCGAACGAGCGGGGCAGTTTACTCAGCGCGGATGTTCATGCCCAGTTGCGCGGTTATGACCCGTTTGAAGTTTTCGCCGATCATTACCGCCGTCCGAAAACTGATGACCCGATTGCACGCGCGCAGTATGGAGACATCAAGCTGTATCTGGCAGACGACATTCTGACAAAAGTGGATCGCGCCAGCATGGCCGTTTCGTTGGAAGTGCGTTGCCCGCTTCTGGATCACAGGTTGATGGAATTGGCGGCGCGGATTCCTTCGTCGCTCAAACTTCGCGGGCGCGAAGGCAAGTACATTTTCAAACGCTCGATGAAAGGGTTGTTGCCACCGGAAATTCTGAATCGGCGGAAACAAGGGTTTGTCGTTCCGTTGGCTGAATGGCTTCGCGCGGATTTGCGCGAACAGGCGGAAAGTTTGTTGTTTGATTCGACGGCGAACGATGGTTGGTTGGAACCGACGGCTTTGACGAAACTCTGGCGGCGACATCAATCGGGGTTGCGGGATTATTCGCGTCCATTGTGGGCCATATTGATGTTTCGGTTGTGGCAGAAAACATTTCAGCAATGA
- a CDS encoding c-type cytochrome translates to MTQSRTLQRMFLAAFALFTVALFALPLRQTAAETTPEERGLYNLTHKAYDTPRFNRMLLEMVSRAWEPEWKAKINPNDPDSKLKIAFERYGFSPATWDNKGGPLQFLVNDKGMWVQTCMLCHGGRLPISGESKIGMPNTELDMQTLYEDATKATGLKGPFTLTFGQSRGRTNAFIFSLELLRRRNEDLSQRKDPVPMGDYADFDIDPPAWWYLKKKTAIYADGGVKGDFSRAIMQFTMGEPDGAKIRSWEPDFKDILAYLKSIEAPKYPLPIDAKLAAAGQQVFTKTCSGCHGTYGADGKYPNKIVPLEVVGTDSMRLTKLTKEFRDYYKKTWFGKSGEQGYEYPTGYVAPPLDGVWASAPYFHNGSVPTIYGVLTAEARPKYFRRIGSAKEYDSRDVGLKVEALSAPAPKDATGEARRRVIDTTIPGLSNQGHPFGFKLSEQEKRQVIEYLKTL, encoded by the coding sequence ATGACTCAATCGCGCACCCTTCAAAGAATGTTTCTGGCCGCCTTTGCTTTATTCACTGTTGCGTTGTTTGCCTTGCCGTTGCGGCAAACCGCAGCCGAAACGACGCCCGAAGAGCGCGGGCTTTACAACCTGACGCACAAGGCTTATGACACGCCGCGATTCAATCGAATGTTACTTGAGATGGTTTCCAGAGCCTGGGAGCCGGAATGGAAAGCCAAAATCAATCCCAATGACCCGGATTCAAAGCTGAAAATCGCTTTTGAGCGATATGGATTCAGCCCGGCAACCTGGGACAACAAGGGCGGGCCATTGCAGTTCCTGGTCAACGACAAAGGAATGTGGGTGCAAACCTGTATGCTCTGCCACGGAGGTCGGTTGCCCATTTCCGGCGAAAGCAAAATTGGCATGCCCAACACCGAACTGGACATGCAGACGCTTTACGAAGACGCCACGAAAGCCACTGGCTTGAAAGGGCCGTTTACATTGACGTTTGGCCAATCGCGCGGGCGCACCAACGCTTTCATTTTCAGTTTGGAATTGCTGCGCCGCCGCAACGAAGATTTATCTCAACGCAAAGATCCCGTGCCGATGGGGGATTACGCCGATTTCGACATTGACCCTCCGGCGTGGTGGTACCTGAAAAAGAAAACCGCGATTTATGCCGATGGCGGCGTCAAAGGCGATTTCAGCCGCGCGATTATGCAATTCACGATGGGCGAACCCGATGGAGCGAAAATCCGTTCGTGGGAGCCGGATTTCAAGGATATTCTGGCCTATCTGAAATCCATCGAAGCGCCAAAATACCCTTTGCCGATTGATGCGAAACTGGCTGCTGCAGGCCAACAGGTGTTCACCAAAACCTGTTCGGGCTGTCACGGAACTTATGGCGCGGACGGCAAATATCCGAACAAGATCGTTCCGCTGGAAGTTGTCGGCACGGATTCGATGCGATTGACCAAACTGACGAAAGAGTTCCGCGACTATTACAAAAAAACCTGGTTCGGCAAAAGCGGCGAACAAGGGTATGAGTATCCAACCGGATACGTCGCGCCGCCATTGGATGGCGTGTGGGCTTCGGCGCCGTATTTTCACAACGGTTCGGTGCCGACGATTTATGGCGTGTTGACCGCCGAAGCGCGACCGAAATACTTCCGCCGAATTGGCAGTGCCAAGGAATACGACTCCAGGGACGTCGGTTTGAAAGTCGAGGCGTTGAGCGCGCCCGCGCCCAAAGACGCTACGGGTGAAGCGCGCCGCCGCGTGATAGACACGACGATTCCAGGTTTAAGCAATCAGGGGCATCCGTTCGGCTTCAAATTGAGCGAGCAGGAAAAACGGCAAGTCATCGAATACTTAAAAACGCTGTAA